ATCCTGAACTTATAAATAATCTGTCATCCTCTAAAAGTCCTATACTTATGCAGGGTCCAACTATAAAAACTTACTTTGCAAAAAAGGCAGCTATAGATCCTAAAAAAATTGTGAACGTTGCTGTAACCCCTTGTACTGCAAAAAAATATGAAATCACTCGTGCTGAAAAAAATGATGCTGGTAAATATTACAATGATGAAAACATACGTGATATGGATTATGTTATTACTGTAAGAGAGTTATCAAACTGGATTAAGGAAGACAAAATAGAATTTAAGGCTCTTCAAGGAGCAGAATTTGATTCCCTGCTATCAAGAGGTTCAGGTGGGGGTATAATCTTTGGAATTACAGGTGGAGTTATGGAATCAGCTATTAGAACAGCCTATTATTATATAACCAAGAAAAATCCACCAAAAGATTTATATAATCTAGAAGCCGTAGGTAATATGGATGGCATCAGAGAGGCACAGGTTACAATTGGTGATTATACTATTAACATAGCTATTGTACATGGAACCGCTAATGCAAGAAAACTTATTGAAAAAGTAAAAAGTGGAGAAAAAAAATATGATTTTGTTGAAGTTATGACCTGTCGTGGAGGCTGCATCGGTGGTGGCGGACAACCTAAAGTTAAAATTCCTATGGCAGATAAAGTCCGCCAAAAGAGAATTGCAGGTCTTTATAACAAAGATCAAAGTGTTACCCAAAGACTTGCTCATGAA
This genomic window from Clostridium pasteurianum DSM 525 = ATCC 6013 contains:
- a CDS encoding [FeFe] hydrogenase, group A, with the translated sequence MNSKHKFTDIRVPIEKDNPSIMRHEELCVKCKVCKKVCTEEISVYGHYDLEKTGDKAICIYCGQCANVCPVYSITEVSDVQQVKDAINDPDKIVIFQTSPSVRVSLGEAFGMEPGTYVEDKMAAVLKNLGADYVFDTTFGADLTITEEASELVQRITSGNGTLPQFTSCCPAWVEFVEIYYPELINNLSSSKSPILMQGPTIKTYFAKKAAIDPKKIVNVAVTPCTAKKYEITRAEKNDAGKYYNDENIRDMDYVITVRELSNWIKEDKIEFKALQGAEFDSLLSRGSGGGIIFGITGGVMESAIRTAYYYITKKNPPKDLYNLEAVGNMDGIREAQVTIGDYTINIAIVHGTANARKLIEKVKSGEKKYDFVEVMTCRGGCIGGGGQPKVKIPMADKVRQKRIAGLYNKDQSVTQRLAHENPDITKVYDEFFKKPLSPLAEELLHTVYSSKKHILGE